A genomic window from Pirellulales bacterium includes:
- a CDS encoding ATP-binding protein, with protein ANVRRKIFGRFVRVGIELERKTAGTGLGLYIVRTLIKRMGGKIQARNKPDGQGTIFEVELPTA; from the coding sequence GCTAACGTGCGCCGAAAAATCTTCGGCCGATTTGTGCGCGTTGGAATCGAATTGGAACGCAAAACCGCCGGAACCGGTTTGGGTTTGTACATCGTTCGCACTTTGATAAAACGAATGGGAGGCAAAATCCAAGCACGGAATAAGCCAGATGGCCAAGGCACTATCTTTGAAGTGGAACTGCCTACTGCTTAA